The following coding sequences lie in one Lolium perenne isolate Kyuss_39 chromosome 2, Kyuss_2.0, whole genome shotgun sequence genomic window:
- the LOC127332869 gene encoding probable serine/threonine-protein kinase WNK5, protein MPPNPTPPRLAQQHHHRTVTTSSQDAMASDEEAFEEVDPTGRFGRYAAVLGHGSVKKVYRGFDQEEGIEVAWNRVRVRALADKDPAMVDRLHAEVRLLRSLHHDHIIGFHKVWLDRDSGVLNFITEVCNSGSLRDYRDRHRHVSVKALKKWARQILEGLDHLHTHEPCIIHRDLNCSNVFINGNTGQVKIGDLGLAAIVDNTHMAHTILGTPEFMAPELYTEAYTESVDIYSYGMCVLEMVTREMPYSECESVVQIYHSVTRGVPPAALRRLKDPELRGFIQRCIGQPRNRPSAADLLRDPFFNGIDDDTTGTLS, encoded by the exons ATGCCCCCAAACCCGACGCCGCCGCGCCTcgcgcagcagcaccaccaccgtaCCGTCACCACCAGCAGCCAGGACGCCATGGCGTCCGACGAGGAGGCGTTCGAGGAGGTGGACCCGACGGGCCGGTTCGGGCGCTACGCCGCCGTGCTGGGCCACGGCTCCGTCAAGAAGGTCTACCGCGGCTTCGACCAGGAGGAGGGCATCGAGGTGGCCTGGAACCGGGTGCGCGTGCGCGCGCTCGCCGACAAGGACCCCGCCATGGTCGACCGCCTCCACGCCGAGGTGCGCCTCCTACGCTCCCTCCACCACGACCACATCATCGGCTTCCACAAGGTCTGGCTTGACCGCGACTCTGGCGTGCTCAACTTCATCACCGAGGTCTGCAACTCCGGCAGCCTCCGTGACTACCGCGACCGGCACAGGCACGTCTCCGTCAAGGCGCTCAAGAAGTGGGCGAGGCAGATCCTCGAGGGGCTCGACCACCTCCACACACACGAACCATGCATCATACACCGCGACCTCAACTGCAGCAACGTATTCATCAACGGAAACACAGGACAG GTCAAGATCGGCGACCTCGGGCTGGCGGCGATCGTGGACAACACCCACATGGCGCACACCATCCTGGGCACGCCGGAGTTCATGGCGCCGGAGCTCTACACGGAGGCCTACACCGAGTCTGTGGACATCTACTCGTACGGGATGTGCGTGCTGGAGATGGTCACAAGGGAGATGCCCTACTCCGAGTGCGAGAGCGTCGTGCAGATCTACCACAGCGTCACCCGCGGCGTCCCGCCCGCCGCGCTCAGGCGGCTCAAGGACCCGGAGCTGCGCGGGTTCATCCAGCGCTGCATCGGCCAGCCACGCAACCGCCCCTCGGCCGCCGACCTCCTGCGGGACCCGTTCTTCAACGGCATCGACGATGACACCACCGGCACGCTAAGCTAA